The following are from one region of the Stigmatella ashevillena genome:
- a CDS encoding MOSC domain-containing protein encodes MKRVPEAEAVEGQGFVGDRHGTKKPHGKRQLLLLDEASQHALRVAPGQLKENLVIAGLPLDSLPAGQRLALGEQVVVELTEPCVPCSKLELIRPGLLKESWGQRGQLAKVLRGGTVREGDGVRLLDVNPDAPRPIRPKLP; translated from the coding sequence ATGAAGCGTGTCCCTGAAGCAGAGGCCGTGGAGGGCCAGGGCTTCGTGGGCGACCGTCATGGCACGAAGAAACCACATGGCAAACGACAACTGCTGTTGCTCGACGAGGCCTCCCAGCACGCCTTGCGGGTGGCGCCAGGCCAACTGAAGGAGAACCTGGTGATTGCGGGGCTTCCGCTCGATTCTCTGCCTGCGGGCCAGCGGTTGGCGTTGGGGGAGCAGGTGGTGGTGGAGTTGACGGAGCCGTGCGTGCCCTGCTCGAAGCTGGAGCTCATCCGCCCAGGATTGCTCAAGGAGTCCTGGGGCCAAAGGGGCCAGCTCGCCAAGGTGCTTCGAGGAGGCACCGTGAGGGAAGGAGACGGCGTGCGCCTGCTCGACGTCAATCCGGATGCCCCCCGCCCCATTCGCCCCAAATTGCCCTGA
- a CDS encoding MFS transporter — MTSPPSPAPPTSALRLPGYVAFLGTFMLAMMADNIEHVISYWVAFQKFHSAALGGFAVVSHWLPFLLLSVPIGALNDRFDSRRLIQMGMVLFIIASLGWGYFFVTDSLKIWHAMVLLTIHGCAGVLWSTSSQMLLYDIVGPASLASAVRLNATARYLGVLVGPGVGSLIMRVLGPTWGIFLNVVFYLPLMIWLIRAPYGRHHRGVAPGPKRAVRGLADIVQTVREVRGLPIVSGMVLLAGAASFFIGNSYHAQMPGFADDLGHGDPGAAYTALLGADAAGALLAGILLETRGSWLRMTPRVAMTLALLWGAALFGFATVHVYAVAIALLFAAGFFELSFSSMTQALVQLNAPDAIRGRVLGLFSMAALGLRAFSGIVVGLFGSAVGIHVSLGSAAVGFVIVIAFLFWRTRRVA, encoded by the coding sequence GTGACCTCTCCCCCGTCTCCCGCTCCACCCACCAGCGCCCTTCGGCTTCCCGGCTACGTCGCATTCCTCGGGACGTTCATGTTGGCGATGATGGCCGACAACATCGAGCACGTCATCAGCTACTGGGTGGCGTTCCAGAAGTTCCACTCGGCGGCGCTGGGGGGCTTCGCGGTCGTCTCGCACTGGCTGCCCTTCCTGCTGCTCTCAGTGCCCATCGGCGCGCTGAATGACCGCTTCGATTCACGGCGGCTCATTCAAATGGGGATGGTGCTCTTCATCATCGCGTCATTGGGCTGGGGCTATTTCTTCGTCACGGACTCCCTGAAGATCTGGCACGCGATGGTGCTGCTCACGATCCACGGGTGCGCCGGCGTGCTCTGGAGCACGTCCAGCCAGATGCTGCTCTACGACATTGTCGGTCCCGCCTCGCTTGCCAGCGCCGTGCGTCTGAACGCGACGGCACGCTACCTCGGGGTGCTGGTGGGCCCCGGCGTCGGCAGCCTCATCATGCGCGTGCTCGGACCAACCTGGGGCATCTTCCTCAACGTCGTTTTCTATCTGCCCCTGATGATCTGGCTCATCCGCGCGCCATACGGCCGTCACCACCGCGGCGTCGCGCCGGGACCGAAACGCGCAGTGCGAGGGCTCGCCGACATCGTCCAGACGGTGCGTGAGGTTCGCGGCCTGCCCATCGTGTCCGGCATGGTGCTGCTCGCAGGCGCCGCGTCGTTCTTCATCGGAAACAGCTACCACGCGCAAATGCCGGGCTTCGCCGATGACCTCGGACATGGCGACCCGGGAGCGGCCTACACCGCCCTGCTGGGCGCCGATGCCGCAGGCGCGTTGCTCGCCGGCATTCTCCTGGAGACGCGAGGAAGCTGGCTGCGAATGACGCCCCGGGTCGCGATGACGCTCGCGCTTTTGTGGGGTGCCGCGCTCTTCGGCTTTGCGACGGTACACGTCTACGCGGTGGCGATTGCGCTGCTGTTCGCCGCGGGTTTCTTCGAACTCTCGTTCAGCAGCATGACGCAAGCACTGGTGCAGCTCAATGCACCCGACGCGATTCGAGGCCGTGTGCTCGGTCTCTTCTCGATGGCGGCGCTGGGCCTTCGCGCCTTCAGCGGCATCGTGGTCGGCCTGTTCGGGAGCGCGGTGGGAATCCACGTCTCGCTTGGCTCCGCTGCTGTTGGCTTCGTCATCGTCATCGCGTTCCTCTTCTGGAGAACACGACGCGTGGCCTGA
- a CDS encoding SitI3 family protein, producing the protein MGLSNGLAIAIELNSTGALRLLAERLRLERADDTHLTGPALWVSAGEPDLNYKLMIQEGFHFTPNLYLGFRLDPGSDDYPQGSRLMLRATLLLLEHGRDGVLLFNGEHIILQRLSGQLVLNEDARNWVDGLQLEGEIRLPHERRSLPSPLQ; encoded by the coding sequence ATGGGGTTGAGCAACGGTCTTGCTATTGCGATTGAGTTGAATTCCACAGGTGCATTGCGTCTTTTGGCTGAGCGCCTGAGGCTTGAGAGGGCAGATGATACTCATTTGACCGGGCCTGCTTTGTGGGTCAGCGCAGGTGAGCCGGACCTGAACTACAAGCTCATGATTCAAGAGGGTTTTCATTTCACCCCAAATCTGTACCTGGGGTTTCGGCTCGATCCAGGGAGTGACGATTATCCGCAGGGAAGTCGCCTCATGTTACGCGCGACGTTGCTGCTGCTGGAACATGGGCGAGATGGAGTCCTCCTCTTTAATGGTGAGCACATCATCCTTCAGCGGTTGAGTGGCCAACTGGTGCTCAATGAAGATGCCAGGAACTGGGTGGATGGGCTCCAGCTTGAGGGTGAGATCCGACTACCTCATGAGAGGCGCTCTCTGCCTTCTCCGCTACAATAG
- a CDS encoding imm11 family protein gives MSKRFFELADDVYVPHRWHLATPTNSHGQEVDDRQFLYGTPVHVEARLKFPIEIAGKPLDFTQAGIGVPVVHVRVASMFAELAPDDVQLIPVDVEGQPDQYLMLVATRLIRCIDETASRIRLWTHEDGLPDMVGRYASVRDMRIDKARVGDAQVFRCEGWMGPLIVFREIKDALERMGATGMRFEEV, from the coding sequence ATGTCCAAGCGTTTTTTCGAACTCGCCGACGATGTGTACGTTCCGCACCGCTGGCACTTGGCGACGCCGACAAACAGTCACGGCCAAGAAGTGGACGACCGGCAGTTCCTGTACGGGACACCCGTCCACGTTGAGGCTCGTTTGAAATTCCCCATTGAGATTGCTGGCAAACCGCTGGACTTCACCCAAGCAGGCATCGGCGTCCCGGTGGTCCATGTCAGGGTCGCGTCCATGTTCGCGGAGTTGGCTCCTGACGATGTGCAACTGATCCCCGTGGATGTGGAGGGCCAACCGGATCAGTACCTCATGCTCGTGGCGACACGCCTCATCCGCTGCATCGACGAGACAGCGTCCCGAATCCGTCTCTGGACTCATGAAGACGGGCTCCCGGACATGGTGGGTCGCTATGCTTCCGTGCGTGACATGCGCATCGACAAGGCCAGGGTGGGAGACGCCCAGGTGTTCCGTTGCGAGGGATGGATGGGCCCGCTGATCGTCTTCAGGGAGATCAAGGATGCACTGGAGCGCATGGGCGCCACAGGCATGAGGTTTGAGGAGGTCTAG
- a CDS encoding GNAT family N-acetyltransferase: protein MDFRIERASADDEAELVPALAEVLMDCVEGGASVSFMAGLTPERAEAFWRKVFGAVRNGTSVLLVARDDSGVQGTVQIDLDLPDNQRHRADLKKLLVRRTGRRRGIAQALVREIEREALLRHRTLLVLDTVTGSAAEQLYAQLGWTRVGVIPDYALMPDGQLCATTLFYKKLS, encoded by the coding sequence ATGGACTTCAGGATCGAACGGGCCTCGGCCGATGACGAGGCGGAGCTTGTGCCCGCGCTCGCGGAGGTCCTGATGGACTGTGTCGAAGGGGGCGCATCTGTCAGCTTCATGGCCGGGCTGACGCCTGAGCGCGCCGAAGCGTTCTGGCGGAAGGTGTTTGGCGCGGTCCGGAATGGCACATCGGTGCTCCTCGTGGCGAGAGATGACTCTGGTGTTCAAGGAACCGTGCAGATTGATCTCGACCTGCCCGACAATCAGCGGCACCGGGCAGATCTGAAGAAGCTGCTCGTCCGCAGAACCGGCCGGCGCCGAGGCATCGCGCAAGCCCTGGTGCGGGAGATCGAACGGGAGGCCCTTCTTCGGCACCGAACGCTGCTCGTGCTGGATACGGTGACGGGCTCTGCCGCGGAACAGCTCTATGCCCAGCTCGGTTGGACACGCGTCGGGGTCATTCCAGATTATGCCCTGATGCCCGACGGCCAGCTCTGCGCGACGACGCTGTTCTACAAAAAACTCTCATGA
- a CDS encoding SDR family oxidoreductase has product MSRSLSGQTALVTGAAAGIGRATALAFAREGIKVVVSDVDVAGGEETVGHIRAAGGEARFIRCDVTRASEVRTLIESSVAAYGRIDYAFNNAGIDIEKGKLADGTEAEFDAIMGVNVKGVWLCMKYQIPVMLAQGGGAIVNASSVAGLGGAPKMSLYAASKHAVIGLTKSVAVEYAKKNIRINAVCPAVIDTDMYRRAHEADPRKAEFAVSVHPIGRIGKVEEVAAAVLYLCSDAAGFTTGIALPVDGGATAI; this is encoded by the coding sequence ATGAGCCGTTCGCTTTCAGGCCAGACCGCCCTGGTCACTGGCGCCGCCGCTGGCATCGGCCGGGCCACCGCCCTGGCTTTCGCCCGCGAGGGCATCAAAGTCGTGGTCTCCGATGTCGATGTGGCCGGTGGCGAGGAGACCGTTGGGCACATCCGCGCTGCAGGCGGAGAGGCCCGCTTCATCCGCTGTGACGTCACCCGCGCGTCCGAGGTCCGCACTCTGATCGAGTCCAGCGTGGCGGCCTACGGGCGCATCGACTATGCCTTCAACAACGCCGGCATCGACATCGAGAAGGGCAAGCTGGCCGACGGAACCGAGGCCGAGTTCGACGCCATCATGGGGGTGAACGTCAAAGGGGTCTGGCTGTGCATGAAGTACCAGATTCCGGTGATGCTCGCCCAGGGCGGCGGAGCGATCGTCAATGCGTCCTCCGTCGCCGGCCTGGGGGGGGCACCTAAAATGAGCCTCTACGCCGCCTCCAAGCATGCGGTGATTGGCCTGACCAAATCGGTGGCGGTCGAGTACGCGAAGAAGAACATCCGGATCAACGCGGTCTGCCCGGCGGTGATCGACACCGACATGTACCGCCGCGCCCACGAGGCCGACCCGCGCAAGGCCGAGTTCGCCGTCTCCGTGCACCCCATCGGGCGGATCGGCAAGGTCGAGGAGGTCGCCGCGGCGGTGCTCTACCTGTGCAGTGATGCCGCAGGCTTCACCACCGGCATCGCCCTGCCGGTGGACGGCGGCGCCACGGCGATCTGA
- a CDS encoding SDR family oxidoreductase, whose product MGYRSVFAPGCFKDRTIVVTGGGSGIGRCTAHELASLGAHVVLVGRKQDKLEQVASELREDGGACSLEVLDIRDEEGVKATVGRIVAARGRIHGLVNNAGGQFPSPLVAISKKGFEAVVSTNLTGGFLMAREVYLQSMSTQGGAIVNMLADAWGGMPGMGHSGAARMGMLNLTQTAAVEWAAAGVRVNAVAPGWVASSGMDSYQDEGVKALIPLLKQEVPLQRLATEAEVSGAIVFLLSDVAAFITGEVIKIDGGASCNTKIFPLEETSASRPYEGFHRAAAPRILGGDKK is encoded by the coding sequence ATGGGATACCGCTCTGTATTCGCGCCGGGCTGCTTCAAGGACCGGACCATTGTCGTGACGGGCGGCGGCAGTGGCATCGGCCGTTGCACGGCGCACGAGCTGGCATCGCTCGGGGCGCACGTCGTGCTGGTGGGGCGCAAGCAGGACAAGCTGGAGCAAGTGGCGTCGGAGCTTCGCGAGGACGGTGGGGCCTGCTCGCTGGAGGTGCTCGACATCCGCGACGAAGAGGGCGTGAAGGCCACGGTGGGCCGCATCGTCGCGGCGCGGGGCCGCATCCACGGCTTGGTGAACAACGCCGGTGGGCAGTTCCCCTCGCCGCTGGTGGCCATCTCGAAGAAGGGCTTCGAGGCGGTGGTCTCCACCAACCTGACGGGGGGCTTTCTGATGGCCCGGGAGGTGTACCTCCAGTCGATGAGCACGCAGGGCGGCGCCATCGTCAACATGCTGGCGGACGCATGGGGAGGCATGCCGGGCATGGGGCACTCGGGCGCGGCGCGCATGGGGATGCTCAACCTGACGCAGACGGCGGCGGTGGAGTGGGCGGCGGCGGGCGTGCGCGTCAACGCGGTGGCTCCCGGTTGGGTGGCGTCGAGCGGCATGGACAGCTACCAGGACGAGGGCGTCAAGGCGCTCATCCCCCTGTTGAAGCAGGAAGTGCCGTTGCAGCGGCTGGCCACGGAGGCGGAGGTGAGCGGCGCCATCGTCTTCCTGCTCTCGGACGTCGCGGCGTTCATCACCGGCGAGGTCATCAAGATTGACGGTGGCGCGTCGTGCAACACCAAGATCTTCCCATTGGAGGAGACCTCGGCGTCCCGGCCATATGAGGGCTTTCACCGCGCGGCCGCGCCTCGAATCCTGGGCGGCGACAAGAAATAA